One Hyperolius riggenbachi isolate aHypRig1 chromosome 12, aHypRig1.pri, whole genome shotgun sequence genomic window, AGCTGCTCTGTAACACATGGACGCAGCAAGAAGGCGGTAATGGCGGCGATCCTTTTCGGACAACCAGCGGCAAGGTAACATTCCGCCCCCACCGCACACAGGTTAAAAGTGGGGTATCCTACTCAGAGTTTCCACCGCCATCCTGGAAAAACCCTGCCTAACAACATAGGCGCCTATGCCTTAAAACAAGAAAGGTCTACAGGTGTATCCTCAGGTGATGGGAAACGAACAAAAAATGACTTGGTGAATGAGGAGGAGTCCTTATATAAGGGCGGGTACATTTAAATGTATTACTTTAAATACATTTAAAGTAATTTATTACTTTCCGTTTGGGGAGGGGACAGGCAatatctcagcagcagccatcctggaggacgatgggagaaatcCTGTGACTGCAACATTTTGCTAATCACTGTCCTGGAATAAATATTCCAATCAGGAGTTTCTTCTGCAGCAGATAATGCTTAGATCCAAGTTCACTACTCAGAGTAATGAAGCTAATGGTCCAGCCACATAAGTACAATAAGTGTAcggtcccccctcccctttatttTTCCCCACCCACTGTCCTCAGGTTATTGGACCCTAAAGCTCCTGCACATTACTGTATTACTTGTTGCTGGTTATATATTGTTTATGTCCTCTACTAGCAATGTCTTGCCCATCATCAGGACAAGATGAACGGTTTTCTGTGAATAACACCTAACTTATAGGCCTATCGCCTGTTACTGCTTTCTTGCTTGGCTATTGCTTCATTATAATTGATAATattttacaaaactttttgttCAGCTCGCTTACAGTCCAATTTTCCTTACTGTTACTGTATTTAAAGCCACATACTGTAAAAACATTTGCCATATGGGTACTGACATGACAGCTCCTTCAATTCAGGTTTCCACAAATAAAACGCATCCAAAATGTTACAGTTTCATAGGTAAGACTCCACAAGAGAGAAGAACTTTCCAATAGTGATGCAGACTGCCATAaagagtttaaaggataccacagctgaaaatAAGATTGCGGCAGTGTGTGAGGGATTACAAGTAAATACCTttagctcctcctgcccccctccatccAATATACCTCCCGGTGTCCggcgacttgattgacccccccacccggacatactgcgccctttatgcgcagtatgtcctcccctcttcacttctggccggcgcatagcgaaGCACGCTGACCCCTCTGTCTACTCttggctgcgtgtgcgctccactacacCAAGCATCACATGATTAGCacgtgacgcttggtgtaatagAGCGCACACGTAGCCCAGAAGAGAGAGAGGAATCAGCttgcttctgagccgatcgctatgcgccacccagaagtgaagaggggaggacatactgcgaGGTATATTAGACGAACGGAGgcagacagagggggacaggaggagctaAAGGTATTTACTTGTGATCCCCCACACACTGCCGCAATCTTattttcagctgtggtatcctttaaagagaacccgaggtggggttctaagaatgatatctgcacacagaggctgggtctgcctatactgcccagcctctgttgctatctcaatcctccCTAAGTTCCCcttgtgctctgctgtcccccataaatcacagctgcgctgtcgacacacagcgtcgcagcgggctgtgtttacctatgtagtgttacTCTCGCcgctcctcctgcatagctccggtccccgcccgggtcccttccctccccactggttggagggaagggacacaggcggggaccggagctatgcaggaggcgggggagggagcggcgagagtcatactacataggtaaacacagcccgctgcgtgtcgacagtgcggctgtgatttatgggggacagcagagcatagggggaagttaggggggattgagataacagaggctgggcagtataggcagacccagcccctGTGTGCAgatattcttagaaccccacctcgggttctctttaaaggcatcagCTGCTCCCATTTTAATCAAAAATTAAAAGGACTTGTCTTACAGCATGCACAGCATCAATGACTGGTGCAGGTCCCTCAGGGTTCTTGGCGTGGTTCAATCTAGTCTGTTCGCTGACCAAGGTCCACAGCTTGTCTAGGTTAATTGTGGGACAAAAATGCTGGTTCTTCTTCAAGTGGTAATGTCTCATGCCAATCTTGCCAAAGTaaccagggtggctggaaaaacaCAGTTTACAGAGTTTGTCAGCTAATGGTTAAGACTTCAGCACATAATCTGCCGCATATTACTGTATACACTCGAGTACATGCCAACAACACAAAATGTTTCCCTTCAGAAAAACTACATGACCTACTTCAAAGATGTCAAAAATAAGTAATTTCTCCTTTGTGCACATGGAAGATACCAGGAATAATCATACCATTTTGCCtttcaaaaaaaacccaaaaaacaaaacaaaacaccatTACCATTTTGAAATGGTAAGGGTTTCTTTCTTTTTCACACGCTACTGCTGCAGTGCATAAGACTAATACTAGGTCCATACGTCTGCTGTTTCTTCATTACGTGACAACATAATGGAGCATTAGTTCATCAGATTTGATAAACTCCACGTAAGGACCCGCCGTGCATGCCATCTTGTTACTCGAGCGGCTCCGCGCTGTTAGTACGAAGGATCGGAGAAGCTTGTGAAGGATCCAGGAGTCcctcttctgaggtaagtatctaacttctcttttttttaaatggtacAGAGTAATATttcagcagtagggtattgtaccgtgttagccatcagtaaaatcaagaagttttaaatcaggatgcttattcgtattctttttagttagccaataaacggtatcatcctgatttaaatctTCTTGCAGAGTAATATTTCATGTGTGTTGGATTTCCCAGAATGAAAGACCAGTTAAGAATCAGatttttctatacaatttgataCACAAAACCTTAGAATGGAAAAAGGGACTTCTTCTCCTgactataaatataaaataataaagcTGAAGAAAATGTTTGCCATGGTTACTTACAATACTTGATAGCTAAACTGGGGGATAAAATATATGAGTTTCACAACAAAAGATGAATTTctcaacaaaagtggaatttccctttactAACCAGAGCAAGCTTGGCTATATGTCAGTATCTAAAGGGATGTAACTGATATGCGTATGGCCAGAAAAGATAGACCCTTTTAGGGGACCACGAAGACAAAAGACCACTTTCAGAATTTCAACATTAACAAAACATTAGTAGTCTTAGTACTCACTATTTATCAAAGTTGATTCTATGGTGATGCATACCACCAGCATTGCCGCGACCACCAGGATGCTTTCTGTGTTTGCctaagaaaataaaaacaaatgaaaaatgcTCACACTAGCAGTAACagttaaagcaaatctaaagCGAGCGCAGTAAAAACAGCTCTGGAGATTTGGGAGCAGCCGGCACCTCCATAGGCCTTAATAAGAAttgcggctatagcagcgctcattgAATGATttaggcgccgtcagaagacagaacccaaattactataaaaacactgaaatccggccgccagcaatagcaatAGCGCCAAATTACACCTTACCCCCACTATCCatagtggcctggagggggaatagtaattaacgccgccaagAGTTGTGcaagagcagggtaagccatttaCCGGTTTTACTCTGCGCCAAAATCTCCCGGCGGCAGATTCATAAGTACTAAATCTGAAGCCAccctggaaaaaataaaaaaaagttagatactcacctatgtagaaGGATGAGTCTCAATCCCATATTGTCTCCCTGGTCATCTGTCCCTGCCCTTTGTCCACCATTGTGCCCCTGTGAAAGTCTGCGTCTTCTGGACTCCTCGGAAAGCTTCCGTACCCACCAAGTGTACTCGTGCCCAGACCCGCTTGTCttcggaagtactcaaggacacaagtacttccaaagagTTCACAAGGACATCCGAAGGCGTATTTGACCACTGCTTCAAACAATATTCACAGGGGTACAACGGTGTACCAAAGGCATGGAGTTAGGATCGGGAAAgctttataggatccagagccatcCCTCTACGTAGGTGAGTAACTTTTTTCCAGGTGGGCTTCAATTGtaatttaactacttgccgaccactccacgccgattggcgtgaacgcagcggcagccccaggaccactccacaccgaCTGGCGTGAACGGCTttcaatgcagggctgtggagtcggagtaattttgggtacctggagtcggagtcgggaaaaaatgcaccgactcctaatgaatttaaactaattaaaatagaaaatatgataaaaagttctatttctcagataatagtcatcataaatcatttatatatacagtaatagctgtgcttagtccacaaaaatgaaataaaccaaataaaaaaagttacttgtgctgcagtccctgtatttttaaagtcaaatatacatatctgattgtgactttacagtatatatgatgtgtacatagGAATATTTAATATATActaaacatctatgctgtaaaaataaagcctgatgtgtagcggtgtcactaatagagatggtcaatgagatggaaataattctgcacggatactggtttatgcaaatgtatgcactctctatagcctcattctcctgcagagtatctgcacatcattcttacatgtacccacagtcacattgtctagggcctgatagatgttctttgttcctgtctgtatcttctacaagtactcttaccaaggactagttttagtctatgactaaaagtattagaggcagaagatcagccaaatagccaggtaactggtattgtttataaaggaataaatatggcagcctccatatccctctcatttcagtcgTCTTtttaaattcctaagcgttggcagttaagagatgcattttatgttacatactttaacTCAACAAGatcgtaatatgcaaattagaggagtcagagtcgaggagtcggagttggtggaatcctaaactgaggagtgggaggatttttgtaccgactccacagccgtttcaatggggctagcaggagatcacgcgcgcaTCGCCGCTTGGAAGGTGATCGGCGTTCGGAGACGAAACTACCATCTATTAACCGCCACCGGAGAGTAATCGGCTCtcttaggctgaagcctatgacagctgatcgccgtgactggctgggggagggatttcagagaaaaaaataatagtaaaagaaagaaatttttttttataaaataaaataaacactgggggagcaagCAGTGCCCACCTGCAGagacctctgttggtggggagaaaaagggggggggggggggggaaatcacttgtgtgctgagttgtgcttcccagcagcaagcccttaaagctgcagtggcccaatttaagaaaaatggcctggtctttagggggggtttaacactgcaatcctcaagtggttaaagtggacctgaaatcatAACCcatttctgctctaaaaggtcCGCAGCagcataacatttaaagaaaaaaaattctttgttacatccgatacaaatcctaaaataaatgtgcACAGATTCTACTACCTGATTCATAGGAGCAGACATTATTTaccgcctgtgctttcaaattggcgtatctgcttatctgccatggcagtcatgtaacACATGGGAGgatcaaatgacaacttgtgattagacacaaatgagggggaattagacaggctaaactctctaaatacaatcagggtgcatttttccaagttattcttctgtcctgtgcaagagttcaggtccacttttaagaaACACTatcaacatgtttttttttttaaatggagttGAGAATAGTTTggcaagtgctgctaagtactggtgtatacatttgaatgcttatctCTTTGCTTACTATTagcaaattcctttcacacttcactgATGCCAAATCTGATGGaccagtgaaccatgaggggagggggataaGTCTCACTTTTAACTGcagctgtgtgtgtctctctctaatggctcatacacacggggcacaactgtcgccacaaacacgtggcacgcgcatgtctggGTGACAGTTGCCCTGTGTGTATGAGGTGCGCACCCCAAACTGTTACCGGAGACAGCAGTTGCCGTgtgattgaaaagttcaatcggcggcaacttctgtctccgcaactgtcgctagtcccccacgcgtactgtgtgtgtatgtgcggactagcgacagctacccacagccagaagggagcttccggcgggggaggAAACTTTCGGCGACAgtttccgccgcatctctgtccctctgtgcaagGTGTGTAcagctgctgcacagagggacctggcgacgaacggtcgctgcttttttttttgtctcttgtcTCCAGCATTTGTTCCcttatgtgtatgaggctttaatgagctgtatgcagggagagcagaggagaaatgtatcttgtttgtaattgtgtgtgaaacctggcACCCACGGCTTTTTTATGTAACTCTCTAGTCTCACATGCAAAGAAAAGCACTGGCCCTGTAATACAGAAGCACAGGCACACACCTTTGCAAATAAATCATCCCAatgcagctaaaatctacacacaacaaattacagcttttgcctctgatatttaaagagaacctgtattgttaaaatcacacaaaagtaaacataccagtgtgttaggggacatctattaccctctgtcacaatttcgccgctccccgccgcattaaaagtagtcaaaaacagttttaaaaagtttgtttgtaaacaaacaaaatggccaccaaaacaggaagtaggttgatgtacagtatgtccacacatagaaaatacatccatacacaatcaggctgtatacagccttccttttgaatctcaagagatcatttgtgtgtttctttccccctgaagctcactgaagagttacaagctgattgtttgtttactcttgcagacagctctgcccggttgtctgtaattctgcagtatgtgactcatcagtatgtgaacagaggatttatccagcttgtaaaagataagagagcagagaaaagctggctaatgtaattaacacacacacacacaggggagtgtgcatagagggggcatgtatagcagatcacactgaagagttggcagccttccagacacaggaggacaagtcccacaggggaaagataagctgatttattacagagatggtgatagtatataaagtgctgcagtaagccagagcacattataataggtttaggaacctgtaggatggtagaaaacacaatgacatttttgttacagagtccctttaacatgaaaagtaggaaaatgtttacacagctacttagacattatttgtaccttgtcattttagaacacttgattATTTATAGTGTCCCTTTAGGCTTCCTTGAAGCTTAAACACATGCTTTGACAACCTACCAGGATTTAGTGTGCTTGCTACTACCCAATGGCAACCAGGGCTGTTGAGTCAGAGTTGGAAGCAATTTTTGGGGATCTGGAGGCGATGTTAGCCAAAAAGTGCCGACTCTGGCTCCTGATATAATTGAATTCCAaaatttccatcaactctgaattTAATCTCACTGACCACCCCTAGTGGGTACAGAGTGCTCCCTGCAATAACACTGGATGTTGTAGACCTGCAGAGTCTGGAATTGCATTGGAGCATTGGGTGAAACCTCCAATTGAAATGAAGAAAAGAAAGATCATTGGCATCAACtgctttgtttttgtgtttgtGCCATAGCTATTCCCTAATAACCTGACTGCACAACACAGGTGGACAAGCCAAGCAGAAGATAGAGCACAGTTAAGATGGCATTGTCAAAAAAATTCTTGCTCCAGTCAATTCCTGAAGAGAAGCTAGTGTTGCTGCACGGGTGACCGGCTGAGCTATACCAAGGGACAACCAGTGAATAAGTACAGCAGTTACTCTCCGAGAACTCTAGCACACCAAGGCTACAAACAGCCAACATGTGACTCTAGTCTCGGGtataggaagagagagagagtgagtgagtgagtgagtgagtaagtgagtgagtgagtgtgagtgtgtgtgtgtgttatgggaATAGAgtaagagagtgagtgtgtgtgtgtgttatgggaAGAGAgtaagagagtgagtgtgtgtgtgtgttatgggaagagagtgagtgtgtgtgttatgGGAAGAGAgtaagagagtgagtgtgtgttatGGGAAGAGAgtaagagagtgagtgtgtgtgtgttatgggaAGAGAgtaagagagtgagtgtgtgtgtgtgtgtgttatgggaAGAGAGTAAGAgagtgagtgtgcgtgtgtgtgtgtgttatgggaAGAGagtaagagtgagtgtgtgtgtgtgtgtgttatgggaAGAGagtaagagtgagtgagtgtgtgtgtgtgtgttatgggaAGAGagtaagagtgagtgagtgtgtgtgtgtgtgttatgggaAGAGAgtaagagagtgagtgtgtgtgtgtgtgttatgggaAGAGAgtaagagagtgagtgtgtgtgttatgggaagagagtgagtgtgtgtgtgttatgggaAGAGAgtaagagagtgagtgtgtgtgtgttatgggaAGAGAgtaagagagtgagtgtgtgtgtgttatgggaAGAGAgtaagagagtgagtgtgtgtgtgtgtgtgtgttatgggaAGAGAgtaagagagtgagtgtgtgtgtgtgtgtgtgttatgggaAGAGAgtaagagagtgagtgtgtgtgttatgGGAAGAGAgtaagagagtgagtgtgtgtgttatgggaagagagtgagtgagtgagtgtgtgtgtgtgtgttatgggaagagagtgagtgagtgagtgtgtgtgtgtgtgttatgggaaaagagtgagtgagtgagtgtgtgtgtgtgtgttatgggaaaagagtgagtgagtgagtgtgtgtgtgtgtgttacgggaagagagtgagtgagtgagtgagtgagt contains:
- the LOC137541888 gene encoding large ribosomal subunit protein uL15 isoform X1 — its product is MHLNLPSKLRKTRKLRGHVSHGHGRIGKHRKHPGGRGNAGGMHHHRINFDKYHPGYFGKIGMRHYHLKKNQHFCPTINLDKLWTLVSEQTRLNHAKNPEGPAPVIDAVHAGYYKVLGKGKLPKQPVIVKAKFFSRRAEEKIKGVGGACVLVA
- the LOC137541888 gene encoding large ribosomal subunit protein uL15 isoform X2, whose product is MPSKLRKTRKLRGHVSHGHGRIGKHRKHPGGRGNAGGMHHHRINFDKYHPGYFGKIGMRHYHLKKNQHFCPTINLDKLWTLVSEQTRLNHAKNPEGPAPVIDAVHAGYYKVLGKGKLPKQPVIVKAKFFSRRAEEKIKGVGGACVLVA